In Saccharicrinis fermentans DSM 9555 = JCM 21142, a genomic segment contains:
- a CDS encoding S-adenosylmethionine:tRNA ribosyltransferase-isomerase — MMNTQAIRIEDYTYELPENKIAKYPLQNRSDSKLLVFNQNIREYSFNDISSLLPPNSLLLFNNTKVIQARLNFQKQTGANIEIFCLEPVEPSDIAMIFQAKEKATWKCIVGNSKKWKEGSLSRDIYVNGTEVHLSISREKNMEDTQLIQFCWNSKDVSFGDLLDAIGNIPIPPYLNRKSEAIDTFRYQTVYSNHKGSVAAPTAGLHFTDEILAQIRKNNIHTAPVTLHVGAGTFKPVKSALIGEHEMHIEHFFVDMPTLDLILKYEEDITSVGTTTVRTLESLYWLGVKLLENKNELYVNQWDAYHLPQHYNLQEAIGRLKQYLIDEKRNILESHTGILIAPGYDFKVVNRLITNFHQPNSTLLLLVSAFTKGDNWKRIYDYALTHDFRFLSYGDSSLLYRGEESTQSKY; from the coding sequence ATGATGAATACACAGGCCATAAGGATTGAAGATTATACATACGAACTACCCGAAAATAAAATTGCCAAATACCCCTTACAAAACAGATCAGATTCAAAACTACTGGTTTTTAATCAAAACATTAGGGAATACAGTTTTAATGATATATCCTCATTATTACCCCCTAATAGTCTGCTGTTATTCAACAATACCAAAGTAATACAAGCCCGTTTAAATTTTCAAAAACAAACCGGAGCAAATATTGAAATATTTTGTTTGGAGCCTGTGGAACCATCTGACATTGCCATGATTTTTCAGGCAAAAGAAAAAGCTACATGGAAGTGCATTGTTGGAAATTCAAAAAAATGGAAAGAAGGAAGCTTATCAAGAGACATCTATGTAAATGGAACTGAAGTCCACCTAAGTATTTCACGTGAAAAAAATATGGAAGATACTCAACTTATCCAATTCTGCTGGAATAGCAAAGATGTGAGCTTTGGTGACCTGCTTGATGCCATAGGCAACATTCCAATTCCGCCATACTTGAATCGTAAATCAGAAGCAATAGATACTTTTCGTTATCAAACCGTTTACTCAAACCATAAAGGCTCAGTAGCGGCACCTACGGCAGGACTCCATTTTACAGATGAGATATTAGCCCAAATAAGAAAAAACAATATACACACAGCTCCGGTTACCTTACATGTAGGAGCAGGCACTTTCAAACCTGTGAAGTCTGCATTGATAGGTGAGCATGAAATGCATATTGAACATTTTTTTGTGGATATGCCAACACTGGATCTTATTTTAAAATACGAAGAGGATATTACTAGTGTAGGAACCACTACCGTTCGTACACTAGAGAGTTTATATTGGCTGGGTGTAAAATTATTGGAAAATAAAAACGAACTATATGTTAATCAATGGGATGCCTACCACCTGCCACAACATTACAATTTACAAGAAGCGATTGGCAGACTGAAACAATATTTAATTGATGAAAAAAGGAACATTCTTGAAAGCCATACAGGAATTTTAATTGCTCCTGGCTACGATTTTAAAGTCGTTAACAGACTGATCACCAATTTTCATCAACCAAATAGCACCTTATTATTGCTTGTTTCTGCCTTTACCAAAGGAGATAATTGGAAAAGGATTTATGATTATGCCTTAACTCATGACTTTAGGTTTTTAAGCTATGGTGACAGCTCATTACTCTACAGAGGAGAAGAATCAACACAGAGCAAATACTAA
- a CDS encoding Smr/MutS family protein: MKISVGDKVRFLNEVGGGVVSRTEGDKMIYVLDEDGFEVPALRTEVVIVGKKATVDTPANQTSQVEPDGYEFEESPEEGEPKLMLACTRDESLTGNIRLYLVNDSNFFVFYTIGRYNNAKISNAYHGVVEPNTKIALDNMAIHYVDGVEYECQLMLFRKSKEYTPYKPLVKKIKLSGSKLLKDNSYVSNDYMDDKALLVYLVKDTFEKKLEELSAKDIKNVVAQKEQKPKGKKAVRRNDKEILEVDLHIHELLDDTRGMSNKEMLEYQLTKFHEIMKENKNQANRKIVFIHGKGNGILKSEIIKNLKKNYTWHSYQDASFEQYGFGATMVTI; this comes from the coding sequence ATGAAAATTTCGGTCGGAGATAAAGTAAGATTTTTAAATGAAGTAGGCGGAGGAGTTGTTAGTCGTACAGAAGGAGACAAAATGATATATGTGCTGGATGAAGATGGATTTGAAGTCCCGGCCCTCAGAACAGAAGTGGTTATTGTTGGTAAAAAAGCGACAGTAGATACACCAGCTAATCAAACTTCCCAAGTTGAACCAGACGGTTATGAGTTCGAAGAGAGTCCTGAAGAAGGAGAACCCAAGTTAATGCTAGCTTGCACCAGAGATGAGAGTTTAACAGGTAATATTCGTTTGTATTTAGTAAATGATTCAAACTTTTTTGTTTTTTATACGATCGGTCGTTATAACAATGCTAAAATAAGTAATGCTTATCATGGCGTTGTTGAACCTAACACCAAAATAGCGCTGGATAATATGGCTATTCATTATGTGGATGGGGTTGAATATGAATGTCAGCTAATGCTATTCCGAAAAAGTAAGGAGTATACGCCTTATAAACCTTTGGTGAAAAAAATTAAATTATCAGGTTCTAAACTGTTAAAAGACAATAGTTATGTGAGCAATGACTATATGGACGATAAGGCCCTGTTGGTATATTTAGTGAAAGACACCTTTGAGAAAAAACTGGAGGAGTTGTCTGCCAAGGATATTAAAAATGTGGTGGCTCAAAAAGAACAAAAGCCAAAAGGGAAAAAGGCTGTACGAAGGAATGATAAAGAAATTTTGGAAGTAGATTTACACATCCATGAGCTTTTGGATGATACAAGAGGTATGTCAAATAAAGAAATGCTGGAGTATCAGTTGACTAAGTTTCACGAAATAATGAAAGAAAATAAAAATCAAGCCAATCGCAAAATTGTATTTATTCATGGAAAGGGTAACGGAATTCTTAAATCAGAAATCATTAAAAATTTGAAAAAAAATTATACTTGGCATAGTTATCAAGATGCCTCGTTTGAACAATACGGCTTTGGAGCGACCATGGTCACCATATAA
- a CDS encoding sensor histidine kinase: protein MKLFLTIFLLLLSCLEVQGEKITNILLLHSYHTGYEWTDQLTQGVINGMQPKHKTRVFVEYMDYKRFQNKGFFYELENLYKYKYSDIALDGIICADNYAFDFFLKKGDHIWNKNIPVVVCGVNNIHQLKYNQNRIKGVKEELDVRNTLNAIFQLQPSIDSLVVISDQTLSGKIFLQQFLDVLSQYKPQQPYIILDGSNYNDFKKRLKNIIPERKAIVLLSLYTDKYKIPVEIKHVGEELLKDIHIPIYSFWDFLLGDFIVGGSLISSYDQGYDAAHILKKRIENPNQHIENLMDTKYRLKFDFNLIKRYKLNEQHLPSNAVFENKTIPSYIKFKKQLLYFLSALIILIIIILFLMTNIIKRKNIELKLIESEERLELALNGANEGLWDIQLRSRNMIYNNNFATLLGYRSSRELKIDISNWRKLFKPDDLPQIKEALILHLKGIEPIFKLEIQMYTKNGTLRYFSISGKITERDLNDKPLRLTGIIMEISSQKEFEAQLKIAKERAEESDRLKSSFLANMSHEIRTPMNAILGFSDILMCHELKEDEKSNYLSQIKNSGETLLHLINDIVDLSKIESGQLMIRKEKFDLHKILNNIQFAGNSLIKAGNKSISLIVDKESNTPTNYIYSDPFRLQQIILNLISNAVKFTHEGEIVLMYKQNKNHILTISVSDTGEGISPEDQAIIFDRFRQAEKTTKKLLSGTGLGLSISKSLIHLLGGEIYVESDLNNGSTFTFTIPTI, encoded by the coding sequence ATGAAATTATTTTTAACAATCTTCCTATTGCTATTATCCTGCCTAGAAGTTCAGGGAGAAAAAATAACGAATATTCTGCTACTCCACTCCTACCATACCGGCTATGAATGGACAGATCAATTAACCCAAGGCGTAATAAATGGCATGCAGCCCAAACATAAAACACGTGTATTTGTAGAATACATGGACTATAAACGCTTTCAAAACAAAGGCTTCTTCTATGAACTGGAAAATCTGTACAAATACAAATATAGTGATATAGCCTTAGATGGAATTATATGTGCCGACAATTATGCTTTCGACTTCTTTTTAAAAAAAGGTGATCACATATGGAACAAAAATATTCCAGTAGTAGTATGTGGTGTCAACAATATTCATCAATTAAAGTATAATCAAAACAGAATAAAAGGGGTAAAAGAAGAATTAGATGTTCGTAATACACTGAATGCCATCTTTCAGCTTCAACCATCCATCGATTCACTTGTGGTCATATCGGATCAAACTCTTTCAGGAAAAATATTTTTACAACAATTTTTAGATGTTTTAAGCCAATACAAACCACAACAGCCATACATCATTTTGGATGGCAGTAATTACAATGACTTTAAAAAAAGATTAAAAAATATAATTCCAGAACGCAAAGCCATCGTTCTATTAAGCCTATATACAGACAAATACAAAATTCCTGTAGAAATAAAACATGTAGGAGAAGAATTATTGAAGGACATACACATACCCATCTATAGCTTTTGGGATTTTTTGTTGGGAGATTTCATTGTAGGAGGAAGTCTTATATCATCCTACGATCAAGGCTATGATGCCGCTCATATATTAAAAAAACGCATTGAAAATCCGAATCAACATATAGAAAATTTGATGGATACAAAATACAGGTTAAAATTTGATTTCAATCTTATTAAAAGATACAAACTGAATGAACAACACCTACCCTCTAATGCTGTTTTTGAGAACAAGACTATCCCATCATATATTAAATTCAAGAAGCAATTATTATACTTTTTAAGTGCATTAATTATATTGATTATCATTATTCTATTTCTGATGACCAATATTATTAAACGAAAAAACATAGAGTTAAAGCTGATAGAAAGTGAGGAAAGACTAGAGTTGGCTTTAAATGGTGCCAATGAAGGATTGTGGGATATTCAGTTACGATCAAGAAATATGATTTATAATAATAACTTCGCTACACTTTTAGGCTATCGGTCTTCCAGAGAGTTAAAAATAGACATCAGTAACTGGCGAAAATTGTTCAAGCCAGATGATTTACCTCAAATAAAAGAAGCTTTAATTCTTCATTTAAAAGGTATTGAACCTATTTTTAAGTTAGAAATTCAGATGTACACTAAAAATGGCACATTACGTTATTTCTCCATCAGTGGAAAAATAACAGAGCGCGATTTAAATGATAAACCCTTGCGACTCACCGGAATTATTATGGAAATATCATCACAAAAAGAATTTGAAGCACAACTAAAAATAGCCAAAGAAAGAGCCGAAGAAAGTGACCGTTTAAAATCGTCATTTCTTGCAAACATGAGTCATGAAATAAGAACACCCATGAATGCCATACTAGGTTTCTCCGATATTTTGATGTGTCATGAATTGAAAGAAGATGAAAAATCAAACTATTTGTCCCAGATAAAGAATAGCGGGGAAACCCTGTTACATCTGATCAATGATATTGTGGATCTTTCTAAAATAGAATCAGGACAATTAATGATTCGAAAAGAAAAATTCGATCTTCATAAGATATTAAATAACATACAATTTGCCGGCAATTCACTTATTAAAGCAGGAAACAAATCCATATCATTGATTGTAGACAAAGAATCAAATACACCCACTAATTACATCTATTCTGATCCATTCAGACTGCAACAGATTATCTTAAATCTAATATCTAACGCCGTTAAATTTACCCACGAAGGAGAAATTGTACTTATGTACAAACAAAATAAAAACCATATTCTCACTATCAGTGTATCCGACACTGGCGAAGGGATATCCCCTGAAGATCAAGCTATTATATTTGACCGTTTCAGACAGGCAGAAAAAACCACCAAGAAACTACTTTCAGGAACAGGACTCGGCTTATCCATATCAAAAAGTTTGATTCACCTTTTGGGTGGCGAAATATATGTAGAATCAGATCTCAACAATGGATCTACCTTCACCTTTACAATTCCAACTATTTAG
- a CDS encoding RNA polymerase sigma factor, giving the protein MVQSDKELVNQILEGDIQSFETLVNEFKERVMNICYSYTNDLSDAEDISQEVFVEIFKSLRKFKGESSLSTWVFRIASNKSLDHIRKQKRTKRGAGLTSYINDFKNNDWSVDHMNHPDEEMMQNQRKELLYKGLSKLSGRQKEAFVLTQIEGMNQQMVSKMMNTSVKSVESLVMRARKKLKAILEKQIKEYL; this is encoded by the coding sequence ATGGTGCAATCAGATAAAGAGCTTGTAAATCAAATATTGGAGGGCGATATCCAAAGCTTTGAAACCTTGGTGAATGAGTTTAAGGAGCGGGTAATGAATATTTGCTATTCCTACACCAACGACTTAAGCGATGCTGAGGATATTTCGCAGGAGGTGTTTGTTGAGATCTTCAAATCATTGAGAAAGTTCAAAGGAGAATCTTCCTTGTCAACATGGGTGTTTAGAATTGCTTCTAATAAATCACTGGATCATATTCGTAAGCAAAAAAGGACAAAAAGGGGAGCCGGATTAACATCTTATATCAATGATTTTAAAAATAATGATTGGTCCGTAGATCATATGAATCATCCGGATGAAGAAATGATGCAAAATCAAAGGAAAGAACTGTTATATAAGGGCCTCTCAAAACTCTCAGGTAGACAAAAAGAGGCTTTTGTGCTCACGCAGATCGAAGGAATGAATCAACAGATGGTTAGCAAAATGATGAATACCTCTGTAAAGAGTGTTGAATCGCTGGTTATGAGAGCACGTAAAAAGTTGAAAGCAATACTTGAAAAGCAAATAAAAGAATATTTGTAA